TTCGCATGCTTGACAGCGGGTGCGGCTTCGTCCAACGAGAGGGTTCCTGCCATCGGCATCGAAGTCGCAACGCGCTACGCCTAGCACCGTCTCCGACAGCAGCATTGCTGTACGAGCGCCCATGAAGAACTGACGACCGGATTCGCGTCTGTAGGTTAGTAGTTCTCGGTTGGCGGAGAGTGACATCATGTTATGCATGAATAGTTGGATCTCGTCGCGGCTCGGTTCGATGGTGCAACAGCTTTATGTCTGGATTTGTAAATCGCAGGCTGTCGATCTCCGAAGCCAGTGAGTGTGCCCGCATAAGAGGCATTGCCTTTTCCCCGATCCATCCGACCCCCTTTTTCGGAGAGCCGGGAGCAGCGGCTGTTGGCGTTAGGGATGCAGATACGCGAGCGATCGTTGCGGATTGGAACCATCGGATTGATGAACACGATTGGTTCGGCGCCGCACTCGACCGCTATCTCGATCGGGCAGACCTAGGAGACTCCGCCATCGACGATGTCTCTCTCGCCGATACAAATCGGACCGAAGAAAATCGGGATCGCACACGAGGCGGCTAGATCTGGCAAATGTGAAAGTCTTGATCACGAGAACTGACATAGACACTGGGGAGCACCTGGTAAGCGCTCCGTCCATGGCAGAAACCGTTTCTCACCGCGTTCAGCGACGGTGATCCGTTACCAAAGGCGGAGATGGGCTCCTGCAATCGGCCATTCCGGGTAGTCGCCACCAACCCATACTGCGATAACCGTAGCGGGCGATTTCCTCCAGGAAGACAAGGGCGAGGAACTAGCGCGCGTCGTGATCAACTTCATTCCCAGCACATAACGACACGGTCGTCTCTGGAAACCGGAAGCTACGCTCAAGTCCACCATCCCTTGATTATCCGTCAGAGCCAGTCGATGTAACTTTAGCGTCGCTGCCGAGAATAAACCGTTATGGTGGGGAAACAAGAGCGGACAATAGAGATTCCGCGAATCTCAGGTGGCGGCGATATTCGATGCAACCCGAAGACGAGTGATGGACAATGAACGAGGCAATAGAATCCGCGGTTCCAGTCGCAACGCCGGCCGCTTCTAACGGATCGATCATACTTTCCTTACCGAAGTTCTGGCACAACGAACGAAGACTGAAAGTTCTCGGCATGGCCACCGCATTGCCGGGACCGCCTCTCACGACCACCGAGCTGCTGACGCGGATTGAAAGGAGATTCGGCATCGACATATTACGGCGCGGAATGGTGCTCGCAAGTCGTCTCAAGATCGAAACACGACACATTTCCCGTGATTTTGAAAAACGTCACGAAGCGCCACGTCTTGGACACACCAATGCCGAATTGGCGGCCGCTGCTCTACGGGCGGCGCTCGATGCTGCGCAGGTGGAAGCGAACGATCTTTCTTACGTCATAGGCCACACGACTACCCCGTCGTGTCTGGCGCCACCGAACATAGCCTTCGTTGTCGATCATGTCGGCTTTGATGGACCTTATATGGAGTTGCGTCAAGCATGTACGGGGTTCGCAAACGCGCTGGTTGTGGTGCAAGGACTGCTCTCCACGCCCGGGACCAAGGCCGTCGCAATCGTCGGCTCCGAAACTGGATCCGTTTACTTCGACCCGGCGCGAGCCGAGGTAGATACCGCTCAATTGGTGAATCTCGTCATGATGGGAGATGGCGCTGCGGCGATCGTCCTAGGCCCTGACGATCAAGAACCGGGCCCGTATATTTCCGGCAACTTCTTCGGACAGGTCGGTATTGGTCGCCGGCCGGGCTTTTCACTCGCGGCCGGCGGTTCTGATCAACCTTATGTCGAGGGAGGCGCAATCGAATTCGATCACCATTACGCAGCCGTGCGCGATAACGGTCCGGAACTCTTCCATCATGGAGCTGCAATTGCGCGCGCACTTGGCACCGGTGTCAACGACGTAGACCACGTCATACCGCATCAGGCGAATGGCCGGATGGCGGAGTTGTTGGGGCCCTTTCTGGGTACGGATCCGTCGCGGATATTCGTCAACGCTGACCGTCTCGGCAACACCGGCTCAGCCGCCATCTGGCTCGCTCTTGCGGAGCTGCGGTCTCGCCTTGAGCCAGGCGAGACAGCGCTCGCTCTAGGAGCCGAAGCGACCAAGTACATGTTCGGCGGGTTCCACTATGTTCATGGATGAAATCGCAGATGCTGTGGGCCCCCCGTCCGCCCTAGCGGACGAAACGCTGGTCGCTGTGGATGGCGTTGCGCAGCGATATGCACGTCGCGTGGCCGTCGAGGGGCTGTCGTTCACGCTGCGTGCGGGTGAAGTCTTCGGGCTGGTAGGAGCCAACGGTGGCGGGAAGACCACGTCACTACGAATCCTGGCAGGAATTCTTAAACCGGATGAGGGACGAGGACGAGTGCTCGGCTTCGATCTGGTCCGCGACGCGAGCAAAATTCGCGAACGCGTCGGTTACATGTCGCAGCGGTTCTCACTCTATGGAGATCTGTCGGTTTTCGAGAACCTGCGCTTTTGCGCCTCGGTTTACGGGTTAAAGCGCCCGCGCGAAGCGGCCGAAACTGCGATCGATGGTTTCGACTTGCGCGAATACGCTGGCAGCCCGGCGGGACAGCTCTCCGGCGGCTGGGCCCGAAGGCTGCAACTCGCCGCGGCACTGATCCATTCTCCAAAACTAGTTCTCCTCGACGAGCCGACCGCGGGACTCGATGCAACCTCTCGCCAGCTGGTCTGGCGACACATCGGACGCCTCGCGATCGACGGAGTCGGTGTCGTCGTCAGCACTCATGATCTCACTGAGGCGGAACGTTGCTCCCACGCCGCCCTCCTTGCCGACGGACGCGTGGTCGCCACAGGAACGCCCGATCAAATCGCTCAAAGCGTGCCCGCGGTCGCCTTCCTGATGTCTGGAATCCGCGCCCGACTGATGACCCAATCCGTGGAAGCCATTCCCGGAGTAATCGCCAGCTATCCGCAGGGTCAGAGTCTGCGCGTGGTCGCCACTGCATCGACCGAGGAAGATCTCCTTCGCGTTGCCGCCTCGCATCAAGGCGGCGTTACTCGCGTAGCGATGCGGCTTGAAGACGCCGTGCTGGCCTTTACCGGACGATCGTGATGGCAGAATGCGCGCATCTTTCCGCGCTTCGAAGTCGTCTCCTGCGGATGCTGGCCGTCGCACGCGTTGAGTTGCTGCACCTGATGCACGATGCGACGAGTATCTCACTGATTCTGATCATCCCTGCGGTTCAGATCGTGCTTTTCGGCTACGCGGTGAATCTCACGCCTAAGAACATTCCAATCGCGATTTCCCGGCGACATGGTACGGCGACTGACCAGGTTCGCAAGACGGTTGAAGAAACCGGCTACTTCGTGATCGAGGCGGACCGCCTTCCGCCGGGCGGCGCGCGAGACATGGTGAAGCGAGGTAAAGCGCTGGTGGGAATCGAAGTTCCACCCGTCGATGAATCGTCGCCCGATCAGGCCACGGTTGATCCCAGTATCATCGTTGACGCGAGCGACCCGGAGACCGTTCGTCCCGCGCTCACGGCGCTGGAGAACGCCTACCTGCGGCACGTTGCCGAGATTTTCGCAATCGGACCCGTGCCCGAAGCGAAGGTCGTGTACTTGTTTAACCCGATGGGCGAGACCGCTTGGGCGATCGTTCCCGGGCTGGTCGGGGTCGTGGTGATGATCACGATGCTGGTACTGGGTGCTCTGACCCTGGTGCGCGAACGCGAACGAGGAAGCTGGGAGGCGCTCTTGGCCACTCCCGTCGACGCGATCGACGCGCTGGCCGGTAAGCTCTCTCCATATATTATGGTCGGCGTCATACAAGCCGCCGTGGTCATTTGGATCGGTCATTTGCTCTTCGATCTGCCGGTGGACGGCGATGTCACGGCGCTCCTG
The DNA window shown above is from Candidatus Binataceae bacterium and carries:
- a CDS encoding 3-oxoacyl-[acyl-carrier-protein] synthase III C-terminal domain-containing protein; protein product: MATALPGPPLTTTELLTRIERRFGIDILRRGMVLASRLKIETRHISRDFEKRHEAPRLGHTNAELAAAALRAALDAAQVEANDLSYVIGHTTTPSCLAPPNIAFVVDHVGFDGPYMELRQACTGFANALVVVQGLLSTPGTKAVAIVGSETGSVYFDPARAEVDTAQLVNLVMMGDGAAAIVLGPDDQEPGPYISGNFFGQVGIGRRPGFSLAAGGSDQPYVEGGAIEFDHHYAAVRDNGPELFHHGAAIARALGTGVNDVDHVIPHQANGRMAELLGPFLGTDPSRIFVNADRLGNTGSAAIWLALAELRSRLEPGETALALGAEATKYMFGGFHYVHG
- a CDS encoding ABC transporter ATP-binding protein, whose amino-acid sequence is MFMDEIADAVGPPSALADETLVAVDGVAQRYARRVAVEGLSFTLRAGEVFGLVGANGGGKTTSLRILAGILKPDEGRGRVLGFDLVRDASKIRERVGYMSQRFSLYGDLSVFENLRFCASVYGLKRPREAAETAIDGFDLREYAGSPAGQLSGGWARRLQLAAALIHSPKLVLLDEPTAGLDATSRQLVWRHIGRLAIDGVGVVVSTHDLTEAERCSHAALLADGRVVATGTPDQIAQSVPAVAFLMSGIRARLMTQSVEAIPGVIASYPQGQSLRVVATASTEEDLLRVAASHQGGVTRVAMRLEDAVLAFTGRS
- a CDS encoding ABC transporter permease: MAECAHLSALRSRLLRMLAVARVELLHLMHDATSISLILIIPAVQIVLFGYAVNLTPKNIPIAISRRHGTATDQVRKTVEETGYFVIEADRLPPGGARDMVKRGKALVGIEVPPVDESSPDQATVDPSIIVDASDPETVRPALTALENAYLRHVAEIFAIGPVPEAKVVYLFNPMGETAWAIVPGLVGVVVMITMLVLGALTLVRERERGSWEALLATPVDAIDALAGKLSPYIMVGVIQAAVVIWIGHLLFDLPVDGDVTALLLAVPLYSAAHLVLGFAVSAFAENQLQAVQGTVFFYLPSML